One window of the Lodderomyces elongisporus chromosome 6, complete sequence genome contains the following:
- the SAC7_2 gene encoding GTPase activating protein (GAP) for Rho1p, translating to MSHSSSPNRSSSIFGWAKSLKRSHLLSNDSVNEISDSDNASSKFSPTKSINAGAFPSIVPSSSSQQLQQQQQQQQQQQQMPRLQPQRSPLNIPSNTNNNSNINSNSIPMSSSISGNLEPGAISPSPSNYIPSPFHQRQSISSHNNAQSSFSTSNYLGTSPTASSSTHDFLRPILNHKSRSTNNVSRVRSNSENSIRNRRDSFLQSNSLVDENSKYFGVPLQQALSEAAAKISVLSSDDQTSGLQYGEIPIVVAKCGVYLKKNGLTVEGIFRVGGSSKRLKELQVIFNTPPDYEPLIPLDVYEEFRVVLKERPRIISYMKYKAENPTRSLRKKSEGDSSQMLTEANMGRHNDNHASSVNAESSSNARATPSNLPDTQAVSAVPTSQAPQTAQTAQTAQTAPASTITASLQQPTLSLSIPQSSQEDFSNKQKKKKAKNYKKLTNDVRTAIDIYRVLLNNLPIASKQLLFYILDLLAMVQSYSKQNLMSARNLSAIFQPSILSHPDHDLDPEEYALSQLVVEFLIQYSYKLLPSHKEPSPPPPIATSASASASASASASANASADDIGPQDSLSNSEATREAQKGQSSVVEAASASSSSQVMQEQQQQQQQLTPRFQGSHSKSLSSTPQHEDIVMGYKHNATECIPDESDVEYEVSDGVGSDAEESYFHEIRPPSTMSSPKTSPMELIGKPVIVATNVKT from the exons CCGTCTTCATCACTGCAGCAActtcagcagcaacaacaacagcaacaacagcagcaacagatgCCACGTCTTCAACCACAGCGAAGTCCGTTGAATATTCCATccaacacaaacaacaatagcaacattaacagcaacagcatccCAATGTCATCGAGTATCAGTGGGAACTTGGAGCCGGGAGCAATCTCCCCGTCTCCATCAAACTATATCCCACTGCCTTTCCACCAGCGACAGTCGATACTGCTGCACAATAATGCGCAGTCGAGCTTTTCAACTTCGAATTATTTGGGCACTTCGCCGActgcatcatcatcaacgcACGATTTCTTGCGACCTATATTGAACCACAAACTGAGATCAACAAACAATGTGTCTAGAGTACGATCCAACTCCGAGAATAGTATACGAAATCGTCGTGACTCCTTTTTGCAGAGCAATTCGCTAGTTGACGAAAACTCAAAGTATTTTGGTGTACCATTACAACAAGCGCTTTCCGAGGCAGCAGCCAAGATCTCGGTGTTATCATCAGATGACCAGACGAGTGGTTTGCAGTATGGTGAAATACCCATTGTGGTTGCCAAGTGCGGAGTatacttgaaaaagaatggatTGACAGTTGAAGGAATATTTCGTGTTGGTGGCTCTTCAAAACGATTGAAGGAGTTGCAAGTTATATTCAATACACCTCCTGATTATG AACCATTGATTCCGCTTGATGTTTATGAGGAGTTTAGAGTTGTTTTGAAAGAACGACCTAGAATTATAAGCTATATGAAGTACAAGGCAGAGAATCCAACGAGGAGTCTTCGAAAGAAAAGTGAAGGAGACTCGTCACAGATGTTGACTGAAGCCAACATGGGACGTCATAACGATAATCATGCTCTGTCTGTGAATGCAGAAAGCCTGAGCAACGCGAGAGCTACACCAAGTAATTTACCAGATACTCAAGCAGTTTCAGCAGTTCCAACTTCGCAAGCTCCGCAAACTGCACAAACTGCACAAACTGCACAAACTGCTCCTGCTTCGACAATTACTGCTTCACTTCAACAACCAACCCTCCTGCTATCCATTCCCCAAAGTAGTCAAGAAGATTTCTCCAATaagcagaaaaagaagaaggcaAAAAACTACAAGAAACTCACTAATGATGTGCGCACTGCTATCGACATCTACCGAGTATTATTAAACAATCTCCCAATAGCATCGAAACAACTTTTATTCTACATCTTGGACTTACTTGCTATGGTACAAAGCTATCTGAAACAGAACTTGATGAGTGCACGCAACCTTTCTGCCATTTTCCAGCCACTGATACTCTCGCATCCAGACCATGATCTTGATCCTGAAGAGTATGCATTGTCACAACTAGTGGTTGAATTTTTGATTCAGTATTCGTATAAATTGTTGCCATCGCACAAGGAACCATCGCCGCCACCGCCAATTGCAACAAGTGCAAGTGCGAGTGCAAGTGCAAGTGCGAGTGCAAGTGCGAATGCCTCTGCAGATGATATTGGGCCACAAGACTCTCTTTCCAACTCAGAAGCCACGCGGGAAGCACAGAAAGGTCAACTGTCAGTAGTGGAagcagcatcagcatccTCATCTAGTCAGGTTATGCAagagcagcaacaacaacagcaacaattaACTCCTCGGTTCCAAGGGCTGCACTCTAAAAGTCTAAGTTCTACACCACAACACGAGGATATCGTGATGGGGTATAAACACAATGCCACAGAGTGCATTCCTGATGAATCTGATGTAGAGTACGAAGTTTCAGATGGAGTAGGGTCAGATGCTGAAGAATCGTATTTTCATGAAATTCGGCCACCTAGTACCATGAGCAGTCCCAAGACTAGTCCGATGGAACTTATTGGAAAACCTGTGATTGTAGCAACTAATGTAAAGACGTGA